A portion of the Oncorhynchus clarkii lewisi isolate Uvic-CL-2024 chromosome 27, UVic_Ocla_1.0, whole genome shotgun sequence genome contains these proteins:
- the LOC139385763 gene encoding histidine-rich protein PFHRP-II-like, giving the protein MPVTFTGLVTLTQPVTFTRPVTLARASNTHRASKTHRASNTHRASNTHTANNIHKASNIHKASNIHKASNIHRASNTHRASKTHNASNYHRASNTHTASNIHRASNTHTASKTHNASNIHRASNTHTASNTHRASNTHRASNTHRASNTHTANNIHKASNIHKASNIHKASNIHKASNIHKASNIHRASNTHRASNTHRASNTHRASNTHRASNIHKASNIHKASNIHKASNTHTASNIHKASNIHTASKTHTASKTHNASNIHTASNTHRASNTHRASKTHRASNTHTASNIHKASNIHTASKTHTANKTHNASNIHTASNTHTASNTHRASNTHTASNIHKASNIHTASNTRTGQ; this is encoded by the coding sequence ATGCCAGTAACATTCACAGGGCTAGTAACACTCACACAGCCAGTAACATTCACACGGCCAGTAACACTTGCACGGGCCAGTAACACTCACAGGGCCAGTAAGACTCACAGGGCCAGTAACACTCACAGGGCCAGTAACACTCACACAGCCaataacattcacaaggccagtaacattcacaaggccagtaacattcacaaggccagtaACATTCACAGGGCCAGTAACACTCACAGGGCCAGTAAGACTCACAATGCCAGTAACTATCACAGGGCTAGTAACACTCACACGGCCAGTAACATTCACAGGGCCAGTAACACTCACACGGCCAGTAAGACTCACAATGCCAGTAACATTCACAGGGCTAGTAACACTCACACGGCCAGTAACACTCACAGGGCCAGTAACACTCACAGGGCCAGTAACACTCACAGGGCCAGTAACACTCACACAGCCaataacattcacaaggccagtaacattcacaaggccagtaacattcacaaggccagtaacattcacaaggccagtaacattcacaaggccagtaACATTCACAGGGCCAGTAACACTCACAGGGCCAGTAACACTCACAGGGCCAGTAACACTCACAGGGCCAGTAACACTCACAGGGCcagtaacattcacaaggccagtaacattcacaaggccagtaacattcacaaggccagtaACACTCACACAGCcagtaacattcacaaggccagtaACATTCACACGGCCAGTAAGACTCACACGGCCAGTAAGACTCACAATGCCAGTAACATTCACACGGCTAGTAACACTCACAGGGCCAGTAACACTCACAGGGCCAGTAAAACTCACAGGGCCAGTAACACTCACACAGCcagtaacattcacaaggccagtaACATTCACACGGCCAGTAAGACTCACACGGCCAATAAGACTCACAATGCCAGTAACATTCACACGGCCAGTAACACTCACACGGCCAGTAACACTCACCGGGCCAGTAACACTCACACAGCcagtaacattcacaaggccagtaACATTCACACGGCCAGTAACACTCGCACGGGCCAGTAA